The following is a genomic window from Desulforhopalus sp..
AACCGTTCTGGCACCGTACCGTTTTACTATATTGCGTGTTTCAAGTACCGACATGGGAGTGGGGTGATCTTGTTAATTCTGAAGGATGGTCATATTGACCCGGGAAGGTTTCTTTTTGCCGCCATCGCCTTCACCGGCGGTGGCCTTGGTGCCGCCGATGACTTCGGAACGGCCCTCGTCGAGGTAATAAATGATCTTTTCGCCGCTGACCATATTCTGGCCCTGCCAGGCCTTGGCATTTTCCGTCAATATAACCTGTCTCTCTTTGGAGAGGTAGAGCATTTTTTTGGCGGTTCCCAGCCATTCTCCCCGGGAGACTTCGACATTGCCGGTGCAGATCAGTTTCTCAACTTGCTGGCTGGTTTTCTTTTCTGCCTGGGGCGCTGCTGGTTTCTTTTTGTCCTTCGGCGCTGGTTGCTTGGCGGAACTTTCGAGGGTGTTATAGAAGACGGTCATTTCGTCTGCGCGAATACGCACGTCACCCTGTTTTGCATCGACATCCCCAGAGAATACTACTGAATTTGATTTCTCGGTGGAGGTCATACGGTTCGATTCAATATGGATTGGTGCATCGGAGGCAGCCAGGGCGTTTGCAGCTCCGCCGATAACGAAGGAAACGATAAGAAAAAGAATGCTAAACAGCAAAGAAC
Proteins encoded in this region:
- a CDS encoding lipopolysaccharide transport periplasmic protein LptA, whose protein sequence is MQSHDRCSLLFSILFLIVSFVIGGAANALAASDAPIHIESNRMTSTEKSNSVVFSGDVDAKQGDVRIRADEMTVFYNTLESSAKQPAPKDKKKPAAPQAEKKTSQQVEKLICTGNVEVSRGEWLGTAKKMLYLSKERQVILTENAKAWQGQNMVSGEKIIYYLDEGRSEVIGGTKATAGEGDGGKKKPSRVNMTILQN